A portion of the Macaca mulatta isolate MMU2019108-1 chromosome 4, T2T-MMU8v2.0, whole genome shotgun sequence genome contains these proteins:
- the RWDD1 gene encoding RWD domain-containing protein 1 isoform X1 encodes MVMIFTLVTAVQEKLNEIVDQIKTRREEEKKQKEKEAEEAEKQLFHGTPVTIENFLNWKAKFDAELLEIKKKRMKEEEQAGKNKLSGKQLFETDHNLDTSDIQFLEDAGNNVEVDESLFQEMDDLELEDDEDDPDYNPADPESDSAD; translated from the exons ATGGTGATGATTTTTACTCTAGTGACAGCTGTGCAAGAAAAATTGAATGAAATAGTagatcagataaaaactagaagagaagaagaaaagaaacaaaaagaaaaagaagcagaagaagctgaaaag caATTATTCCATGGTACTCCAGTTACAATTGAGAATTTCTTAAATTGGAAGGCCAAGTTTGATGCAGaactcttggaaattaaaaagaaaaggatgaaagaagaagaacaagcaggaaaaaataaattaagtg ggaaacaACTATTTGAAACGGATCATAATCTTGACACATCTGATATCCAGTTCTTGGAGGATG ctggaAACAACGTGGAGGTAGATGAGTCTTTGTTCCAAGAAATGGATGACTTGGAGCTGGAGGATGATGAAGATGATCCAGACTATAATCCTGCTGACCCAGAGAGTGACTCAGCTGACTAA